A window of the Tripterygium wilfordii isolate XIE 37 chromosome 12, ASM1340144v1, whole genome shotgun sequence genome harbors these coding sequences:
- the LOC120010702 gene encoding calcium-transporting ATPase 1-like — MESYLNDNFGEVKAKNSSEKALERWRKLCWLVKNRKRRFRFTANLSKRFEAEALRRSNREKFRVAVLVSQAALQFIHGLNLASEYTVPDEVKTAGFQICADELASIVEGHDVKKLKIHGGVEGVADKLSTSIKNGISTSEGSQNRRREIYGINKFTESPAQGFWHFVWEAFQDMTLMILCVCAIVSLIVGVTVEGWPSGAHDGLGIVASILLVVFVTATSDYRQSLQFKDLDKEKKKITVQVTRSGFRQKISIYDLLPGDIVHLAIGDMVPADGLFIYGFSVLINESSLTGESEPVNVNAANPFLLSGTKIQDGSCKMIVTTVGMRTQWGKLMATLSEGGDDETPLQVKLNGVATIIGKIGLFFAVVTFAVLVQGLFSLKLEKGSHWMWSVDDAMEILEFFAIAVTIVVVAVPEGLPLAVTLSLAFAMKKMMNDKALVRHLAACETMGSATSICSDKTGTLTTNHMTVVKACICGKINEMSGSRETSNFASTIPDSAVRILLQSIFTNTGGEVVNGKDNKTEILGTPTEAALLEFGLKLGGDFQKEHQNSKVVKVEPFNSLKKRMGVVLEHPNGSFRVHCKGASEIILSACDKVLDSNGDVVPLDEVSINRLTNTIEQFSSEALRTLCLAYLDIGSDFSPENSIPVKGYTCIGIVGIKDPVRPGVKESVAICRAAGITVRMVTGDNINTAKAIARECGILTDNGIAIEGPEFREKSDEELLELIPKIQVMARSSPLDKHTLVKHLRTTFEEVVAVTGDGTNDAPALHEADIGLAMGIAGTEVAKESADVIILDDNFSTIAIVAKWGRSVYINIQKFVQFQLTVNIVALIVNFSSACLTGNAPLTAVQLLWVNMIMDTLGALALATEPPNDDLMKRSPVGRKGNFISNVMWRNILGQSLYQFVIIWYLQARGKAAFLLDGPDSDLILNTLIFNSFVFCQVFNEISSRELEKINVFKGILKNYVFVGVLTCTVLFQIVIVEFFGTFANTSPLSWQQWFISVFLGFLGMPIAAAVKMIPVGSS; from the exons GTCTAAATTTAGCCAGTGAATACACTGTACCTGATGAGGTCAAGACAGCAGGTTTTCAAATATGCGCTGATGAGTTGGCATCAATTGTCGAAGGCCATGATGTGAAGAAGCTGAAAATTCATGGTGGGGTAGAGGGTGTTGCAGATAAGCTGTCCACATCAATAAAAAATGGAATTTCTACCTCCGAAGGGTCTCAAAATCGAAGAAGAGAGATTTATGGAATCAATAAATTCACAGAAAGCCCAGCTCAGGGTTTTTGGCATTTTGTATGGGAAGCCTTTCAAGACATGACCCTCATGATACTTTGTGTTTGTGCGATTGTCTCTTTGATTGTTGGTGTAACAGTTGAAGGATGGCCAAGTGGTGCACATGATGGACTAGGAATTGTAGCTAGCATCCTGCTTGTTGTGTTTGTCACAGCGACAAGTGATTATAGGCAATCTCTGCAGTTCAAGGACTTggacaaagagaagaaaaaaataacagTGCAGGTAACCAGGAGTGGGTTCAGGCAGAAGATCTCTATCTATGATCTACTTCCTGGTGATATTGTTCATCTTGCAATTGGAGACATGGTTCCAGCTGATGGACTTTTTATATATGGGTTCTCTGTGTTGATAAATGAATCCAGTTTAACTGGAGAGAGTGAACCTGTTAATGTGAATGCAGCCAATCCTTTCCTCCTCTCTGGAACAAAAATTCAGGATGGGTCATGCAAAATGATTGTGACTACCGTTGGGATGAGAACCCAGTGGGGTAAACTTATGGCTACCCTTAGTGAAGGAGGGGATGATGAGACCCCATTGCAGGTGAAACTCAATGGAGTGGCAACTATTATTGGCAAAATAGGCCTGTTTTTTGCCGTTGTGACATTTGCTGTTCTGGTACAAGGATTGTTTAGCCTCAAGCTAGAAAAAGGTAGCCACTGGATGTGGTCTGTAGATGATGCAATGGAAATTCTGGAATTCTTTGCCATTGCTGTCACAATTGTTGTGGTTGCTGTTCCTGAGGGGCTGCCCTTAGCCGTGACATTGAGCCTTGCTTTTgccatgaagaagatgatgaatgaTAAGGCACTTGTCCGCCATCTTGCTGCTTGCGAGACAATGGGATCTGCCACAAGTATCTGTAGTGATAAGACTGGGACACTGACTACTAACCACATGACTGTCGTGAAAGCATGCATTTGTGggaaaattaatgaaatgagtgGCTCCAGGGAAACTTCTAATTTTGCCTCTACAATTCCTGATTCTGCTGTGCGTATTCTGCTTCAATCAATATTTACCAACACAGGGGGAGAAGTTGTTAATGGCAAAGATAACAAAACTGAAATACTTGGAACACCAACAGAAGCTGCTCTTTTGGAATTCGGTTTGAAGCTTGGAggggattttcaaaaagaacatcaaaactcaaaagttgTGAAAGTTGAGCCATTCAATTCTTTGAAGAAGCGAATGGGGGTAGTGCTTGAGCATCCTAATGGAAGTTTTCGGGTCCACTGCAAGGGTGCTTCTGAAATAATTTTATCTGCATGTGATAAAGTCTTGGACTCAAATGGGGACGTGGTTCCCCTTGATGAAGTGTCTATCAATCGTCTAACTAATACTATTGAGCAATTTTCTAGTGAAGCTCTTCGAACTCTTTGCCTTGCGTACCTTGACATTGGTAGTGATTTTTCTCCTGAAAATTCTATTCCTGTTAAAGGTTACACTTGCATAGGTATTGTTGGCATTAAAGACCCAGTGCGACCTGGTGTCAAGGAGTCTGTTGCTATCTGTAGAGCAGCTGGTATTACAGTTCGGATGGTAACTGGAGATAACATTAACACTGCGAAGGCCATTGCTAGAGAATGTGGAATTTTGACTGATAATGGTATTGCAATTGAAGGACCAGAATTCCGGGAGAAGAGTGATGAAGAATTGCTTGAACTCATTCCAAAGATTCAg GTGATGGCCCGCTCATCTCCATTGGATAAGCATACCCTTGTGAAACATCTTCGCACTACTTTTGAGGAAGTTGTTGCAGTGACTGGTGATGGTACAAACGATGCTCCAGCGCTTCATGAAGCAGATATCGGTTTGGCAATGGGCATTGCTGGAACTGAG GTGGCTAAAGAAAGTGCAGATGTTATCATTCTGGATGATAATTTTTCTACAATTGCAATTGTTGCAAAGTGGGGGCGTTCAGTTTATATAAACATTCAAAAATTTGTCCAGTTCCAGCTTACGGTTAATATTGTTGCCTTGATTGTGAACTTTTCTTCGGCATGCTTGACAG GGAATGCTCCCCTTACTGCCGTTCAGCTTCTATGGGTCAATATGATCATGGATACTCTAGGAGCACTTGCATTAGCTACAGAGCCTCCTAATGACGACTTGATGAAGAGATCACCAGTTGGTAGGAAAGGAAACTTCATCAGCAATGTCATGTGGAGAAATATATTGGGCCAGTCCTTGTATCAGTTTGTGATAATATGGTATCTTCAGGCAAGGGGGAAAGCAGCTTTTCTTCTTGATGGTCCAGATTCTGATTTGATATTGAACACACTTATATTTAACTCATTTGTCTTCTGTCAG GTTTTCAATGAGATCAGTTCCAGAGAGTTGGAAAAGATCAACGTCTTCAAAGGCATATTGAAGAACTATGTGTTTGTGGGTGTTCTCACTTGTACTGTCCTCTTCCAAATTGTGATTGTTGAGTTCTTCGGTACATTTGCCAATACATCACCTCTCAGTTGGCAGCAGTGGTTTATTAGTGTTTTCCTTGGATTCCTTGGGATGCCAATTGCAGCCGCTGTAAAAATGATTCCGGTTGGATCAAGTTGA